A single Montipora foliosa isolate CH-2021 chromosome 7, ASM3666993v2, whole genome shotgun sequence DNA region contains:
- the LOC138009878 gene encoding craniofacial development protein 2-like yields MYDTGKTAQVATEMRNYWLSILGISESRWTISVQRQLISGELLLFSGHEQANAPHTQGVALMLSRTAQRALIGWEGHDPRIITATFRTNERRINMDVIQFYAPTNDSDDQDKQAFYSRLLTITQDRPERNVIIVMGDFNAKIGSDNR; encoded by the coding sequence ATGTACGACACTGGAAAAACAGCACAGGTGGCCACAGAGATGAGGAACTACTGGCTCTCAATCTTAGGAATAAGTGAATCGCGTTGGACTATCTCCGTTCAGAGGCAGCTGATCTCAGGGGAGCTGCTGCTGTTTTCAGGGCATGAACAAGCAAATGCTCCCCACACCCAAGGGGTGGCTCTGATGCTGTCTAGGACAGCTCAGAGGGCACTAATCGGATGGGAGGGGCACGACCCACGGATTATCACAGCAACCTTCCGCACAAATGAGAGGAGAATTAATATGGATGTGATACAATTCTACGCCCCAACGAATGATAGCGATGACCAAGACAAGCAGGCGTTCTACAGCAGACTGTTAACCATTACCCAGGATCGCCCAGAACGAAACGTCATCATTGTAATGGGAGATTTTAATGCCAAGATTGGCAGTGATAATAGGTGA